Within the Amycolatopsis sp. 195334CR genome, the region CGCTCATCAGGGCGACCGCGATGTCGACGGCCCGCGGGTCGACGCGGTGCCCCGCCGAGCGGATGCGCTCGACCACCATCTCCACCCCCATCCGGTTGCGGCGCGCGCCCTCCGCCTCGGTGGCCGCGAGGTCCGGGTCGACCGCCGCGCCCGAGCTGAGGATGGCCACGATGTCGCCGCAGCGTTCCCTGACCTGGCGGCTCGCCTGCGCCAGCAGCCCGAGCAGGTCCGCCGGATCGGTCAGGTCCTCGGCCGACGCCACCAGATCGGGCAGCCCGGCCTCGTCGTCGAGCAAATCGACGAGCCCGCCGAGCACGCCCGCCTTCGACCCGAAGTGCGCGTAGATCGTCTGCGGCGCGACCCCCGCCTCCTGCGCGATCAGCCGGATCGGGGTGCGCGCGTAGCCGCGTTCGGCGAACAGGCGACGCGCGGCGGTGAGGATCGTGCGCAGGGTCAGCGCTTCCCGCCGATCCCGCAGCCGGACGATGCCCGGCAGGTCCGCTGCCATGTATGCTCCGAAGTTAGAACGTCGTTCCAAGTTTTAGACCATCGATCCAGCGAGGATAGCCGATGACCGTCGAACAGATCATCTCCGGAATGCAGCAGGCGTGGAACGCGGGCGACGGCGCCGCCTGGGGCGCGCACTTCGCCGAGGACGCCGATTTTGTCGACGCGCTGGGCCGGATCCAGCGGGGCCGCGAGGTGATCGGCGCCGAGCACCAGAAGATCTTCGACACCATCTACCAGGGCAGCGTGCTGGAGTACCGGCTGGTCGACAGCCGCCCGCTCGGCGACGGCCTGCTGCTCGTGCACACCGACTCGACGCTGCGCGTCCCGGCGGGCCCGCGCAAGGGCACCATCGACGGCGTCCAGACCAAGCTGATCCGCGACGGCCTGATCCACGCCTTCCACAACACCGCCCGCGGCGACCTGGCCACCTTCACCCAGCACGACCCGGCGCTGGCCGCCCGCTCCCCGCTGGGCTGGAAGTCCTGACCTTCACAGGTCGGGCAGGCCGAGGTCCAGGTTGGGTTCCTGCAGGCCGCCGTCCACTTCGAGCAGCTTGCCGGTGAGGTACGCGCCGGCCGGGGAAGTCAGGTAGAGCACCG harbors:
- a CDS encoding TetR/AcrR family transcriptional regulator, whose translation is MAADLPGIVRLRDRREALTLRTILTAARRLFAERGYARTPIRLIAQEAGVAPQTIYAHFGSKAGVLGGLVDLLDDEAGLPDLVASAEDLTDPADLLGLLAQASRQVRERCGDIVAILSSGAAVDPDLAATEAEGARRNRMGVEMVVERIRSAGHRVDPRAVDIAVALMSAGVHDSLVGTAGWSPDDYQDWLRETLVSAVLR
- a CDS encoding SgcJ/EcaC family oxidoreductase, which encodes MTVEQIISGMQQAWNAGDGAAWGAHFAEDADFVDALGRIQRGREVIGAEHQKIFDTIYQGSVLEYRLVDSRPLGDGLLLVHTDSTLRVPAGPRKGTIDGVQTKLIRDGLIHAFHNTARGDLATFTQHDPALAARSPLGWKS